A DNA window from Drosophila biarmipes strain raj3 chromosome 2R, RU_DBia_V1.1, whole genome shotgun sequence contains the following coding sequences:
- the LOC108026790 gene encoding spatacsin encodes MHSAQAQAQARDKIFKNWKGISEVAIIKEVATKGEHIDLCMEYWAQKRKIPVSEYRHLFYDVVHAYAQRLLSERLVCKAEDVIRNVDRDVKCFFFQFACECQDEELSEFVLDHLRNREPLMYEQEEPVLAYHWSLVQQLRECESLVTKYRAQLPRVHIEALMTLPEEALQLLLVELYFANGNESLLGSLSKKMVWQHLVDSDEQAKLQRWCRCQEEGSEDPETLSPLEQGFAAWKIDDTMYEYALKQLQQPSEVLRNFFARAGYFFSDESDNIPSLLRRLCTMECLGKHAELLSRLPLAKYLLERGQYSLLLMECVPVASLEHLAGTETHQESLINLIIDLKTNSLTENEGFQLISKSVQAYLEKTHDTADSFEGHPLLTFYDFLGQEPSVRSLEGFLTSTSLGRVPYLKSLIARFDHGPTSSSASLPTAHDLFLKFKQVNLPLLATAGHGELVSFSNARLCQRYARKSQLNYTHYLKQQRSAYAVYYLIAEQLQLYGQITKSQLFHACETVTQMALQHAGDKELITHCVACCEMLGFDTQPLRSFLLLQRSLPKPQSGESYSDSLAEWDRDLVQQLEANPKEFPLELYQSLMRLAVRDTPGKLPVALLEHYASRNDWWHLLLIFQYFDLPLSELKKLVPHFKASPIGVHLLRAMSYESPGDRQHKRSFQRPPRRSGENQTNSSQETMTNSSHSSNQDTSMQHLQRTTDQSLCTLLTHTERQDIFAIILCSTNSLPDEVVPNAAKFLEMMAGNTPHCTSINLLRHCIRQELPVLAVLAATLSEQNRDWCWMVWLSVTSGQWSHQMQEACKVREENREEWVWSVIRGAVAGGHVNALLHSIEIFQPECKFAHLCRFLQLTAHQEYFSDATIVELRQFFFSWSQNSVSLPLCGTLPRKQLMQRSISLLIIQLQSNFDCILQQQRFLDCICRSDVGDICDLLDFCLLHKVFGVAATWLRELSIDLEQLVKKDSLEYRRLVDALTEARAYEEALQLATLLQLPLSDIVYRKWMTELEAGELRPHQEYEKEIQQHSLAPAILVNFLLQAASAVGQAGVQRYELLQSTLGVIKQHHLFPNESFDRDQIEYDMVLCYLQLPEDQLSQLSIYHSEYFEQIMLQERCVLYKSFSELKELAGIDDLSTSDKTELTQEMETRLNNLLNTLLDNGDIVEALRLQELFEFRPNDLRFIVFAMALAEGMTSISKLSSKERQLLGEIEKSAFPKFNRITLNQNVMTRWDSDLSDSYSDTVAMEFEEIPSKEKQQTLDTLLGIGSKLKYGVELGRRIVLAYRAAMYLDKEYLDVLRTKDASVLLKSAAAEDCLQRLLVVSDIQISTRMTPKEIAECIALELTTCIIRPRFYIFNAKEQPRNALRNADLWGHSIDRDFHLFLELAPNSTMLGNCLLEYCDALKTYRRYQEGKVFEESEAFENLSKIIKLYGLPTPSSTVTLSGIPQVLSHKKQNQIYVELLIKAHLCFVHECSMEGIVSVLQKAKVLNGQLAQAKSWSLIVRMLIGIARYREMFYCFDSLIENEQFESLLGQFDEDQKGGLRQAILSYLREYQPKNGKELLRLAALHFLMYKELAEMWTAEAQEIVAKIQALAEQGNKLKCSSEVQTLLQQALENYTHATENYLLDNKLLLAQQCVSRAELMAMQLDLCNKALEKRHNSNSNHLCVSVIGVRSREQFRELVNNHLSVPQTLILGRAYGYDINWSEAILTQFVVLQVPNYLQEYLCHQRINDDVIEQVVKGYLLHTQSNATNAKQEEALVQLVELIKSVILKYKLASILGFKSIVMSLINDSPVYYLRDTNFGRSEFHAAGDT; translated from the exons ATGCATTCCGCCCAGGCGCAGGCTCAGGCCCGCGACAAGATATTCAAGAACTGGAAGGGGATCAGCGAGGTGGCCATCATTAAGGAGGTGGCCACCAAGGGCGAGCACATTGACCTGTGCATGGAGTACTGGGCCCAGAAGAGGAAGATCCCCGTCTCGGAGTACCGCCACCTATTCTACGACGTGGTGCACGCCTATGCGCAGCGCCTGCTTTCCGAGAGACTCGTCTGCAAGGCGGAGGATGTGATTCGGAACGTGGACCGAGATGTGAAGTGCTTCTTCTTCCAGTTCGCCTGCGAGTGCCAGGACGAGGAGTTGTCCGAGTTCGTGCTGGATCACCTACGCAACCGGGAGCCCCTGATGTACGAGCAGGAGGAGCCGGTCCTCGCATACCACTGGTCCCTGGTCCAGCAGCTGCGGGAGTGCGAGTCCCTGGTGACCAAGTACCGTGCACAGCTGCCGCGTGTCCACATAGAAGCCTTGATGACACTCCCGGAGGAGGCTCTGCAGTTGCTCCTCGTTGAACTGTACTTTGCCAATGGCAACGAATCTCTACTGGGATCCCTCTCCAAGAAAATGGTCTGGCAGCACCTGGTGGATAGTGACGAACAGGCAAAGCTCCAACGCTGGTGTCGCTGCCAGGAGGAGGGCTCCGAGGACCCGGAAACACTCTCTCCGTTGGAACAGGGCTTCGCCGCCTGGAAAATAGATGACACTATGTACGAGTATGCCCTgaagcaactgcagcagcccAGCGAAGTGCTGCGGAACTTCTTTGCCCGCGCAGGATACTTTTTCTCAGATGAGTCCGACAATATTCCATCTCTGCTGCGTCGGCTTTGCACCATGGAGTGCCTGGGAAAGCACGCGGAACTTCTCAGCCGTCTGCCTCTGGCCAAATATCTGCTGGAGCGCGGCCAATACTCGCTGCTGCTTATGGAATGTGTGCCTGTTGCCTCTTTGGAACACTTGGCCGGGACTGAGACCCATCAGGAGAGCCTGATTAACCTAATCATCGATTTAAAGACCAATTCCCTGACCGAGAATGAGGGCTTCCAGCTG ATTTCCAAGAGCGTCCAGGCGTACTTGGAGAAAACTCACGATACAGCCGACTCCTTTGAAGGACATCCCCTGCTTACCTTCTACGACTTCCTGGGTCAGGAGCCAAGTGTGCGGTCCCTGGAGGGTTTCCTCACTTCCACAAGCTTGGGTCGGGTGCCCTATTTGAAATCGTTGATTGCTCGTTTCGATCACGGACCGACGAGCAGCAGTGCCAGCCTGCCCACAGCCCATGATCTTTTCTTAAAGTTCAAGCAGGTGAATCTACCGCTCCTGGCCACCGCTGGGCATGGCGAACTGGTCAGCTTCTCGAATGCGCGCCTCTGTCAGCGTTACGCCAGGAAATCTCAGCTGAATTACACCCATTATCTGAAGCAACAGAGGAGCGCTTATGCCGTTTATTATCTGATCGCCGAGCAACTGCAGCTTTATGGGCAAATCACAAAGTCTCAGCTTTTCCACGCCTGCGAGACGGTGACTCAGATGGCACTGCAGCACGCCGGCGATAAGGAGCTAATTACCCATTGTGTAGCTTGCTGTGAGATGCTGGGCTTTGACACCCAACCACTAAGAAGTTTTCTGCTACTACAGAGGAGCTTACCAAAGCCACAGAGCGGAGAAAGTTATTCGGATTCGCTGGCTGAATGGGATCGGGATTTGGTGCAACAGCTCGAAGCCAATCCCAAAGAATTTCCTCTGGAATTATATCAATCACTGATGCGGCTGGCTGTTCGAGATACCCCTGGAAAGCTTCCAGTGGCTTTGCTCGAACACTATGCCTCCAGAAACGACTGGTGGCACTTGCTCCTCATCTTCCAATACTTCGACCTTCCCTTAAGTGAACTAAAGAAGCTCGTGCCACACTTTAAAGCCTCTCCAATAGGTGTGCATCTGCTGCGCGCCATGAGCTACGAATCCCCTGGCGACCGTCAGCACAAAAGGAGCTTCCAAAGACCGCCTCGTCGTAGTGGGGAAAACCAAACCAATTCCTCGCAAGAAACGATGACAAACTCTTCACACAGCTCGAACCAGGATACTAGCATGCAGCATCTTCAAAGAACCACAGATCAATCTCTGTGCACTTTGCTAACCCACACAGAGCGACAGGATATATTTGCCATCATACTGTGCAGTACCAATAGTTTGCCAGATGAAGTTGTGCCCAACGCAGCAAAGTTTCTGGAGATGATGGCAGGCAATACCCCGCATTGCACGAGCATCAATCTCTTGAGGCACTGCATCCGACAGGAGCTGCCTGTTTTGGCTGTACTAGCGGCCACACTCAGCGAACAGAACCGTGATTGGTGCTGGATGGTTTGGCTCTCGGTCACCAGCGGTCAGTGGAGCCACCAGATGCAGGAGGCCTGCAAGGTGCGCGAGGAGAATCGAGAAGAGTGGGTTTGGTCCGTCATCCGTGGGGCTGTAGCTGGTGGACATGTAAATGCTCTACTACACAGCATAGAAATTTTTCAGCCC GAGTGCAAATTTGCGCATCTCTGCCGTTTTCTGCAGCTGACAGCCCACCAGGAGTACTTCAGCGATGCCACAATTGTAGAGCTACGTCAGTTCTTTTTTAGCTGGAGCCAAAACTCAGTCTCTCTGCCACTTTGTGGCACCCTGCCCAGAAAGCAATTAATGCAACGCTCCATTAGCTTGCTTATCATTCAACTGCAGTCTAACTTTGACTGCAttttgcagcagcagcgattCCTCGACTGCATCTGTCGCTCGGATGTGGGTGACATTTGCGATCTGCTCGATTTCTGTCTCTTACATAAGGTTTTCGGCGTAGCAGCCACTTGGCTGCGCGAACTATCCATTGATCTGGAGCAACTGGTGAAGAAGGACAGCTTAGAGTACAGACGGCTGGTAGATGCCCTCACAGAAGCTCGAGCTTACGAGGAAGCCCTCCAACTAGCCACCTTGCTGCAGCTGCCACTAAGTGATATTGTTTATCGCAAATGGATGACAGAGCTGGAAGCCGGTGAATTAAGGCCCCACCAGGAGTATGAAAAGGAGATTCAACAGCATTCGCTAGCACCCGCCATTCTAGTAAACTTTCTGCTGCAAGCGGCTTCCGCCGTTGGACAAGCGGGTGTGCAACGATATGAGCTGCTTCAGAGTACACTGGGTGTGATCAAACAGCACCATCTCTTTCCCAATGAATCCTTTGATCGTGATCAGATTGAATATGACATGGTTTTGTGCTACCTGCAACTGCCGGAGGACCAGCTGTCTCAGCTATCTATTTACCACTCTGAGTACTTTGAGCAAATCATGCTTCAAGAGCGCTGTGTGCTTTATAAATCCTTCTCGGAACTCAAGGAACTGGCTGGAATTGATGACCTCAGCACATCTGATAAGACTGAGCTTACCCAAGAGATGGAAACCAGACTCAATAATTTACTGAACACGCTATTGGACAATGGCGATATTGTGGAGGCACTGCGTCTTCAAGAGCTATTCGAATTTCGTCCAAATGACCTTAGGTTTATTGTTTTTGCGATGGCACTGGCCGAAGGCATGACCAGCATTAGTAAACTGTCAAGTAAGGAACGCCAGCTGCTCGGCGAGATTGAGAAGAGTGCATTCCCAAAGTTTAATCGGATAACTTTAAACCAAAATGTGATGACGCGTTGGGACAGCGATCTTTCTGATAGCTATTCGGACACGGTTGCGATGGAGTTTGAAGAGATTCCCTCCAAGGAGAAGCAACAGACCCTAGACACTTTGCTGGGCATAGGATCAAAGTTAAAATACGGCGTGGAGCTCGGCAGGCGAATTGTTCTGGCCTATAGGGCAGCCATGTATCTGGACAAGGAGTACCTGGATGTGCTGCGTACCAAGGATGCTAGTGTGCTTCTTAAGAGCGCCGCTGCTGAGGATTGCTTGCAGCGTCTGCTGGTGGTCAGTGATATACAAATATCCACGCGTATGACACCAAAAGAA ATTGCTGAGTGTATAGCCTTGGAGCTGACCACCTGTATTATACGTCCCCGGTTCTACATTTTTAACGCCAAGGAGCAGCCAAGAAACGCTTTGAGGAACGCTGATCTGTGGGGCCACAGCATCGATCGGGACTTCCACTTGTTCCTTGAACTGGCTCCCAACTCAACCATGTTGGGTAATTGCTTGCTGGAGTATTGTGATGCCCTAAAGACTTATCGTCGATATCAGGAAGGAAAGGTATTCGAGGAATCCGAAGCCTTCGAAAATCTGTCAAAGATTATAAAACTATATGGATTGCCGACGCCGTCTTCTACAGTAACATTATCAGGCATTCCCCAGGTCCTGTCCCACAAAAAGCAAAACCAAATTTACGTTGAGCTGCTGATCAAAGCTCACTTGTGCTTTGTGCACGAGTGCTCCATGGAGGGTATTGTAAGTGTTCTTCAGAAAGCTAAAGTTCTAAATGGACAACTGGCCCAGGCGAAATCCTGGTCGTTGATTGTCCGGATGCTGATTGGAATAGCGCGTTACCGTGAGATGTTCTACTGCTTCGATTCGTTAATTGAGAACGAGCAGTTCGAGTCCTTGTTGGGTCAGTTCGATGAGGACCAGAAGGGGGGACTTCGCCAAGCCATTCTTAGTTACCTAAGGGAGTACCAGCCCAAGAATGGAAAGGAATTGCTGCGTCTGGCGGCGCTTCACTTCCTCATGTACAAAGAGTTGGCGGAGATGTGGACTGCGGAAGCTCAGGAGATAGTTGCCAAAATACAAGCGCTCGCCGAACAGGGAAACAAGCTTAAATGCTCTTCGGAGGTGCAAACTCTTTTGCAGCAGGCGTTGGAAAACTACACACATGCTACGGAAAACTATTTGTTGGACAACAAGTTGCTGCTGGCCCAGCAGTGTGTTTCCCGTGCGGAGCTGATGGCCATGCAGCTGGATCTGTGCAACAAGGCACTGGAAAAGCGGCACAACAGCAACTCCAACCACTTGTGCGTAAGCGTCATTGGAGTGCGGTCAAGAGAGCAGTTTCGGGAACTGGTCAACAACCATCTGAG cgTCCCGCAAACATTGATTCTTGGTCGCGCCTATGGTTATGATATTAACTGGAGCGAGGCCATCTTGACCCAATTTGTGGTCCTTCAAGTGCCAAACTACCTGCAGGAATATCTGTGTCATCAGCGAATTAATGACGATGTGATTGAACAGGTGGTCAAGGG TTACTTGCTTCACACTCAAAGCAATGCTACAAATGCTAAGCAGGAGGAGGCACTGGTCCAACTAGTGGAACTTATCAAGTCGGTGATTCTCAAATACAAGCTGGCTTCCATTTTGGGGTTCAAGTCCATCGTGATGTCCCTAATCAACGATTCCCCAGTTTATTATCTGAGAGATACAAACTTTGGTCGCAGCGAATTCCACGCGGCAGGGGATACGTGA
- the LOC122818184 gene encoding histone lysine acetyltransferase CREBBP — MPNGMARGYQSSAREQCIRKIDICVHTLLHAVKCSSCSNHNCRVTKRVIQHSKNCQRNAVRGCRTCKQLVAICTYHAKKCKEKMCPLCSNIKLLRPGE; from the coding sequence ATGCCTAACGGGATGGCTCGGGGCTATCAGAGCTCGGCTCGCGAGCAGTGCATTAGAAAGATCGACATCTGTGTCCACACCTTGCTGCACGCCGTGAAGTGCTCCAGCTGCTCCAACCACAACTGCAGGGTTACAAAACGCGTCATCCAGCACTCGAAGAACTGCCAACGCAACGCGGTAAGAGGTTGTCGCACCTGCAAGCAGTTGGTCGCCATCTGCACCTACCACGCAAAGAAATGTAAGGAGAAGATGTGTCCCTTATGCTCCAATATCAAGCTCCTAAGGCCGGGTGAATAA
- the LOC108026893 gene encoding 60S ribosomal protein L23, protein MSKRGRGGTAGGKFRISLGLPVGAVMNCADNTGAKNLYVIAVHGIRGRLNRLPAAGVGDMFVATVKKGKPELRKKVMPAVVIRQRKPFRRRDGVFIYFEDNAGVIVNNKGEMKGSAITGPVAKECADLWPRIASNASSIA, encoded by the exons ATGTCGAAGAGAG GACGTGGAGGTACCGCGGGAGGCAAGTTCCGCATCTCCCTCGGTCTGCCCGTGGGCGCCGTGATGAACTGTGCCGACAACACCGGAGCCAAGAACCTGTACGTGATCGCCGTGCACGGAATCCGCGGTCGCCTGAACCGTCTGCCCGCCGCTGGCGTCGGCGACATGTTTGTGGCCACCGTGAAGAAGGGAAAGCCCGAGCTCCGCAAGAAG GTCATGCCTGCCGTGGTGATTCGGCAGCGCAAACCATTCAGGAGGAGGGACGGGGTGTTTATATACTTTGAGGACAATGCCGGGGTGATAGTGAACAACAAGGGCGAAATGAAGGGCTCGGCCATCACCGGGCCCGTGGCCAAGGAGTGCGCTGATCTGTGGCCCCGTATCGCTTCCAATGCAAGCTCTATAGCCTAA
- the LOC108026892 gene encoding inactivation-no-after-potential D protein, producing the protein MVQFLGNPSAAGELIHMVTLDKTGKKSFGICIVRGEVKDSPNTKTTGIFIKGIVPDSPAHLCGRLKVGDRILSLNGKDVRNSTEQAVIDLIKEADFKIDLEIQTFDKSDEQQAKSDPRSNGYMQAKNKFNQEQTPSSNAGGGQGMGQGQGQGQGQGMGGMNRQQTLQKRNTTFTASMRQKHSNYADEDDEDTRDMTGRIRTESGYEIDRASAGNCKLNKQEKDRDKEQEDEFGYTMAKINKRYNMMKDLRRIEVQRDPSKPLGLALAGHKDRQKMACFVAGVDPNGSLASVDIKPGDEIVEVNGNVLKNRCHLNASAVFKNVEGDKLVMITSRRKPNDEGMCVKPIKKFPTAADETKFIFDQFPKARTVKVRKEGFLGIMVIYGKHAEVGNGIFISDLREGSNAELAGVKVGDMLLAVNQDVTLESNYDDATGLLKRAEGVVTMILLTLKSEEAIRADKEAEEKKKEEAKKEEEKPQEPATAEIKPNKKILIELKVEKKPLGVIVCGGKNNHVTTGCVITHVYPEGAVAADKRLKIFDHICDVNGNPTHVGTMTTLKVHQLFHTTYEKTVNLTVYRADPPELEKFNVDFMKKPGKELGLSLSPNELGCTIADVIQGQYPEIDNKLQRGDIITKLNGDSLEGLTFQVCYALFKGANGKISMEVTRPKPTLRTEAPKA; encoded by the exons ATGGTTCAGTTCCTGGGAAATCCGAGCGCCGCTGGTG AGCTTATTCACATGGTGACGCTGGACAAGACGGGCAAAAAGTCCTTCGGCATCTGCATAGTGCGCGGAGAGGTTAAGGACTCGCCCAACACCAAGACCACCGGCATATTCATCAAGGGCATTGTGCCCGACAGTCCGGCGCACCTGTGCGGTCGCCTCAAGGTGGGCGATCGAATCCTCTCGCTCAACGGAAAGGATGTGCGCAACTCCACCGAGCAGGCGGTCATCGATCTCATCAAGGAGGCCGACTTCAAGATCGACCTGGAGATCCAGACCTTCGACAAGAGCGATGAGCAGCAGGCAAAGTCAGATCCACGAAGCAATGGCTACATGCAGGCCAAGAACAAGTTCAATCAGGAGCAGACCCCCAGCAGCAATGCAGGTGGAGGTCAGGGGATGGGTCAAGGCCAGGGGCAGGGTCAGGGTCAGGGGATGGGTGGCATGAACCGGCAGCAAACGTTGCAAAAGCGAAATACCACATTCACGGCCTCCATGCGCCAGAAGCACAGCAACTATGCTGATGAGGATGACGAGGACACCAGGGACATGACCGGTCGCATTCGCACGGAGTCTGGCTATGAG ATCGATCGAGCCTCCGCCGGTAACTGCAAGCTGAACAAGCAGGAGAAGGATCGCGACAAGGAACAGGAGGATGAGTTTGGCTACACGATGG CTAAGATCAACAAGCGGTACAACATGATGAAGGACCTGCGTAGAATTGAGGTCCAGAGGGATCCCAGCAAGCCCCTAGGACTCGCGCTCGCTGGGCACAAGGACCGCCAGAAGATGGCCTGTTTCGTAGCCGGTGTGGATCCCAACGGATCCTTGGCCAGTGTGGACATCAAGCCGGGTGACGAGATCGTCGAGGTCAACGGCAATGTGCTGAAGAATCGCTGCCACTTGAACGCCTCCGCCGTGTTCAAGAACGTGGAGGGAGATAAGCTGGTGATGATCACCTCGCGTCGCAAGCCCAACGACGAGGGCATGTGCGTCAAGCCCATCAAGAAGTTCCCGACCGCGGCTGATGAG ACTAAGTTCATCTTCGACCAGTTCCCGAAGGCGCGCACGGTAAAGGTGCGCAAGGAGGGATTCCTGGGCATCATGGTCATCTATGGCAAGCACGCCGAAGTGGGCAACGGCATTTTTATTTCCGATCTGAGGGAGGGCTCGAATGCCGAGTTGGCGGGCGTTAAAGTTGGTGACATGCTGTTGGCCGTTAACCAAGATGTAACCCTGGAATCCAACTACGATGAT GCTACTGGGCTGCTTAAACGTGCCGAAGGAGTTGTGACCATGATTCTGTTAACTCTCAAGAGCGAGGAGGCCATAAGGGCAGAcaaggaggcggaggagaaAAAGAAAGAGG AGGCCAAGAAAGAGGAGGAGAAGCCACAGGAACCCGCCACAGCCGAGATCAAGCCCAACAAGAAGATCCTCATTGAGTTGAAGGTCGAGAAGAAGCCGCTGGGCGTCATCGTCTGCGGCGGCAAGAACAACCATGTCACG ACTGGCTGTGTAATCACCCACGTTTACCCGGAAGGAGCAGTGGCAGCTGACAAGCGCCTGAAGATCTTCGACCACATTTGCGATGTAAATGGCAATCCAACCCACGTGGGAACCATGACGACATTGAAGGTCCATCAGCTGTTCCACACCACATACGAAAAGACGGTGAACCTGACCGTCTACCGTGCCGATCCGCCGGAGCTGGAAAAGTTTAATGTGGACTTCATGAAGAAACCGGGCAAGGAGCTGGGCCTCTCGCTGTCACCCAACGAACTGGGATGCACCATTGCGGACGTA ATACAAGGGCAGTACCCGGAGATCGACAACAAACTGCAGCGCGGCGATATAATAACCAAACTCAATGGCGATTCCCTGGAGGGCCTGACGTTCCAGGTGTGCTACGCCTTGTTCAAGGGGGCCAACGGCAAGATATCGATGGAGGTGACTCGACCCAAGCCCACTCTGCGCACCGAGGCACCCAAGGCCTAG